The genome window TTCATATCGGTTGGCTACTATAGCTTCCAGCTGTAATATAAAGTTCTGGTTGTATTCTGTTTTAAAACAGCTGCGCGAACCTGTGTGGCAGGTAGGGCCGTCGGGTTTTACTTTGATAAGGAGTGTATCATTATCGCAATCAATATGCATGCTCTTTACATGCAAAAAGTTACTGCTGCTTTCACCTTTTGTCCACAGCCTGTTTTTTGACCTTGAAAAAAAGGTTACGATATTTTCGGCTACCGTTTTATCGTATGCTTCCTGGTTCATATAACCAAGCATCAGTACTTCAAGTGTTTGCTCGTCCTGTATAATAACCGGAACTAATCCGTCTGTTTTATTGAAATCTATGTTCATTATATAATTACTTCTCAGTCGTATTTAACAAATCCATTATACCTAACTTGTTTTTCATGACGAAGAATAGTCAGGCGCTGTGGTGGTAATCTGGTATGCAAATTGCTGAAAAAATCAGCCTTATTGGTGTTAATAATACTTTACTTCCCTTACCTCAATGCTGTGTTGCTTTAAGGCATTTTTTAAATCAGGTATCAATATTTCGCCATAATGAAATACCGAGGCCGCAAGCGCAGCGTCAACGCCGGTTTGTTCAAATACATCTACAAAATGCTGTACAGACCCCGCACCGCCGGAAGCAATTACAGGAATATTAACAGCTTTGTTCACCTGTTTTAAAAAACGATTATCGAAGCCTGCCTTTGTACCGTCATGATCCATGGACGTTAGTAGTATTTCGCCCGCACCACGGCTTTCAGCCTCTAAGATCCAGTCTATTGTTTGCTTTTCCGTTGGCAGCCTGCCTCCGTTAAGGTGTACAATGTTTTTACCTGCAATAACCCTTGTATCAACCGCTACAATAACAAATTGAACACCAAATGCTTTAGCCAGTTCATCAATCAAAGCTGGATTACGTACAGCGGCAGAATTAATGGAGATCTTGTCAGCCCCTGCATTTAAAAGCGCATCAGCATCTGCAATTTCATTGATGCCACCGCCTATCGTAAATGGAATATTTATTTGCCTGGCCACTGCCTTAACAAGCTCAACCATTGTTTTTCGACGCTCAACTGTGGCGGTTATATCTAAAAAAACAAGTTCATCGGCGCCTTGTTGTGAATAGTTCCAAGCAAGCTCAACCGGATCGCCTGCATCCCGCAGATCAACAAAGTTTACGCCTTTTACCGTACGACCGTCTTTAACGTCCAGGCATGGGATGATTCTTTTACTTAGCACTGATTGTTAATAGTGTAAATGTGTAAATAAGTTGTTGAAGTAGTTAAATAGAGATAAGCGCATCCAGGTTCCAATTTTTTACATCTTCAACTGAAATATGGCCTTCATAGATTGCTTTCCCTACAACGCATGACTCAACTTTTATATGGCTAAGCTCCTCAACATCGGCCATTGAACTAACCCCGCCCGACGCAATCAATTTAATAAAGGGGGAGTGGTCCAGTAATTTTCTATAAAGGTCAACACCTGCGCCGCCAAGCTTGCCGTCTTTATTAATGTCGG of Mucilaginibacter xinganensis contains these proteins:
- the hisIE gene encoding bifunctional phosphoribosyl-AMP cyclohydrolase/phosphoribosyl-ATP diphosphatase HisIE translates to MNIDFNKTDGLVPVIIQDEQTLEVLMLGYMNQEAYDKTVAENIVTFFSRSKNRLWTKGESSSNFLHVKSMHIDCDNDTLLIKVKPDGPTCHTGSRSCFKTEYNQNFILQLEAIVANRYENPQEGSYVNKLRNKGLNKIAQKVGEEGVETVIAALAETETDLINESSDLVFHLIVLLREKGLNLERIAKNLEERHK
- the hisF gene encoding imidazole glycerol phosphate synthase subunit HisF — encoded protein: MLSKRIIPCLDVKDGRTVKGVNFVDLRDAGDPVELAWNYSQQGADELVFLDITATVERRKTMVELVKAVARQINIPFTIGGGINEIADADALLNAGADKISINSAAVRNPALIDELAKAFGVQFVIVAVDTRVIAGKNIVHLNGGRLPTEKQTIDWILEAESRGAGEILLTSMDHDGTKAGFDNRFLKQVNKAVNIPVIASGGAGSVQHFVDVFEQTGVDAALAASVFHYGEILIPDLKNALKQHSIEVREVKYY